The DNA region CCTTCCGCGAGCGCCATGTGTATGTGGTGAACACCCTGAACAAGATCCCGGGCCTGAGCTGCATCATGGCCGGCGGCGCGTTCTATGCATTCCCCGATGCGCGCCAGGCCATCGCCACGCTGCACAAGAAGGGCACCATCAAGGAAGCGACCGATATCGCCCTGTCCGAATACCTGCTGGTGGAAGCGGGAGTCGCCGTGGTGCCGGGATCGGCCTTCGGCAGCGAGGGCTACATCCGCCTGTCTTTCGCCACGTCGATGGATAATCTGCAAAAAGCGCTGGAGCGCATGGCCAAAGCCCTGTCGTAGCAGCATGAGTATCGAGCAACAACAAGCTGTCGCCGCGGAGGTCTTCGCCGCTCTGGAGAGCGATCGCCTGGAGCTTCCCACCCTGCCGGACATCGCGCTGAAGATCCGCGAGATGATCGACGATCCGAACGTGTCGGCAGACGCCCTCATCCGCCTGCTTTCCACCGACCCGGCCATCTCTGCGCAGATCATCAAGACCGCGAACAGCGCGGCGTTCTCCAAGGGCTCACCGGTGAAAGACCTGCGTGCAGCGATCTCCCGCCTGGGTTATCGCATGCTGCGCAACATGGTGATGCTCATCACCATGAACAATATTTTCAAGGCACAAAGTCCCGCCATCAATCAGAAATTGAACAGATTGTGGGATCACAGCCGCGAGGTCGCCGCAAACAGTTATGTCCTGGCATTGCATCAAAAACATCTGAAACCGGAGCAGGCCATGCTGGCAGGCCTGGTACACGGCCTAGGGGCACTGCCGCTTTGCTTGTACGCCGACCGCCATCATCCCCGCCTCGAGCAGCAGACGCTGGAAGCACTGATCCGCAAGTTCCATCCGCAGATCGGCGTCAAGTTATTGGAGAGCTGGCATTTCCCTCCCGAGATCGTGGGGGTCATCGGACAATACAACCATCTGCAGCG from Sideroxyarcus emersonii includes:
- a CDS encoding HDOD domain-containing protein, translated to MSIEQQQAVAAEVFAALESDRLELPTLPDIALKIREMIDDPNVSADALIRLLSTDPAISAQIIKTANSAAFSKGSPVKDLRAAISRLGYRMLRNMVMLITMNNIFKAQSPAINQKLNRLWDHSREVAANSYVLALHQKHLKPEQAMLAGLVHGLGALPLCLYADRHHPRLEQQTLEALIRKFHPQIGVKLLESWHFPPEIVGVIGQYNHLQRSTVDGASDYTDVVTVANLMMPTTAKFVAWENVHAANRLGYTPGECQNFLSSHAEQLDVVREMLGFAPSNSGKQAPATPAIASTTPAQPMAEEKPDSTTGMLSGLFNLFK